In Lepus europaeus isolate LE1 chromosome 19, mLepTim1.pri, whole genome shotgun sequence, the genomic window GCCTGCCAGGCCTCCGCGGCACCATTTCCGGGACGTCCTCCCGGATTTCCGCGCGGTGCCTCAGGCTGACGACGGCGAGAGATGCAGCGACCGCAGACCTTCCTTTCCCGGGCGACGAACTGGACTGATTTAACCTTGAGCCCGACGAGCTCCCACGCGGAACCCCCCGTGTGCACCACCACGGACCAAGCGTGACTGGCGTGGAGGAGAGCGGCCTGAGAACCGACTGGAGATCCTGAGGCGGCCTGAGCTTCCACGACTTCCCCCCAGCCGGAGGTAACACCCGGATGTGGGCCCTAAGCCCCGCCCCACAGGTGCACCACTGAGCATGCGCGAGTCTGTCGGGAGCCAATCAGGGCTTCACAATGTgcgcaggggctgctgggaaggggaggggccgTGGAGAACGAACGAGTCTCCCGCGCCTGAGCCGGGCCTCAGCAACCGTTTGTAGGGGGTGCCCTGCGCACTAGGGGGTTGGCCCCAGCCGCCAGGAGTAGGCGGTTCTAGACCCCTGCCCAGACTGACGCGGGCCGGTCCGCTGTGAAGGGACGCGCCTCCTCTCCCCCCATCTGCGGGGACAAGCAGGCGATGGGGCTCATTGGGAGCCATTGATCAAGAACAAAATGGCCAGTGCTACGCCCCCCCGGGAACAACCAGAAATAACCTGTGTACCCTCCTTTACTTCCTGTCCGGCAACCAAGGCCTTGTCACCAACGAAACAcgtggagtcctggctccccatTCCCAGTCCTCATCCCGTTTTCCATTGTCTCTCCTGCTCCCCCGGATCTCAGTCGGTTCCCAAGCCccccgctctccctctccccaagcttgtgtttctccttccctctctccctcccacacagaggATTTGTTTCTTCAATAAAAGCAAATTCCAAGCAGCTGCAAACCTCTGCTAGGTAAGATTCTCGTGAGCCCGCACGGGGGAAATAGCCCTCCACCAGTGCGGACAGGAAGCTGAATCTCACCCCAGAGTCCTCGGGGCCCTGCAAGTGTTAACCCCTGGGGGCTCACCCCCACTCTGAGCTccagcctctctctgctgctgaaTTCACCCAAGGCTCCCATTTCTGAGGCTGGAATCTgccgtccctctctctctggcaagCTCGTAGTAATCCTTGAGGTGTCGCACAGGAGTCACTTTCTCCAAGGGGCCTTCTCTGCTTCTGGAATCTGAACTGGGGTCCCCCCTTATTTTCACATACTACCCCGTCCTTTCTCTTCCTAGAATTTACCAGCATATTAAACTCCAGCTTTGTATCTCTTCGTTTTCCTGTGTACCTGTGGCGGCCACGGCTCCACAGACACAGGGTTGGGGTCTCCCTTGTTCTCTTCATTATACGGCCCAGGATGAGCTCATGTTCCCATGGAAGTTACGAACTGCATGTGCAACATCAGGAGGGGGTTGATGTAAACATCCCCTCTGAGCCCGGGGTAGCCGTCACACTGGTATTGATTCACAAACATAGCCCCGGGGAAGGGGTGACCCTCTCTCTGTGCCCTGAAAATGACAGCATTCAGCTCCAGAAGGGAGGCTGTCAGCTGTTCTGAGGACACCAGTACACAGCCATGGCCCATTCTAATGCTAGAATTTCAATCCCCGCATGCCTGCCTTACAGCCTGACCAAGAAATCTCGCAATAACCTCTTAACTAGGCCCTTTACTTCGTCTAAATGcatctttaattctctttctctacatAGCTGATCACTTCTTTGCTTCAAAACTTTCAGCAGATTAAAACTTATTCCTTCCCTCGATTGTTTGACAAACATTTGAGAGAACTTGTTCTATTTTAGCACCACTCTAGGTGTTAGTGATACAAGTAGAAAacaagacagggagagggagggtctCTGCTCTTATGGAACAGAACCTTCTAAGCTCCAACAAGATCATGCTACAGTGCCTTATCTTGGCACCCAGGGTCCATCCTCGAAAGCTTTCTCCACCTTTTGCCTACTCCAAAGGCATACGGACACTAAGCATTGAAGTTGGCATTCAACACAATGAGATGGCTTCAAAGCGTGGGAACCGGGCACACACAGGAGGGGCGTAAACAGTGACTCCCCTGGGCCTGCTTCATAGTCTCATCTGTATTTTCCCTTCCTTTAATGCAAGGGTGGGACAATTTCTTCTGGCTGATTCAAGCAACACATGGCAGGTTTGCCTTGGCAGGCCCTAGGAGCAGGTCCAAGATGGAGCGTTGTCAATGGAGAACAAGGAGCAGCTGGGGGGTGGAGGACTTTGTGAACTGCGGAGCCTCGGGGAGATCCAGGTTCATTGCGAAACCCAGGGTTTCCGAGAGCTCTCCGAGTTTTGTCTGCTTTTGTGATCCCGGGGCCAATGAGGACTCCAGGCATGATGTAGCTTACACGGCTTAATCAGCTCCGGTTTATCTTGCTGTTCCTGGAAGAAGTACAGACAGGGGAAAACAAAGAATGTTGGAATAGGTCTAGAGCGAGGTGTCCAAACCTTAAACAGACACCCCTTTGACCACACATTAAAACGATGTGGGGGAGGCACTGTTTTGCCTTACTCAGAATCCCACAGTTGGCGCCTGCAACCCCGCCTTTTCCCTCTGGTCTTCCCTGTGCATCCCCGGTACCTGGCATTCCTTGGGTTTTTCATAGACTATGCAAGAAAGTCTCGCCTGGCTTCCCTGGGCAGTTCTGGTCCCTCTCTCTTCTGGGCCACTGTAACCCCCTGGCTCAGTCCCCTTATTGTGAGGTGCCCTTCCCACCACCCTGGATACTCTTCTGAGGGAATCTGACCCATTTTTGGGATCCCAGCATTGCCcagcagagagacaaggaggagaCATTTCAGGAACTCTCGGTGGAATCTAGCAGATGCCTGGTTTGCTCACAAAGGGACATCAGCTGCTAGCACAGAATGTTAGGAGGGAACGAGGCACTTCAAGTCCTGGAGAGTCATAAATGGCTAATATCAGGGAGGCCTAGAAGCCTCGGGCACCGTCCCTTCTGGGTCCTGCTGAGGCTGTGTGATAAACCAACAAGTAACCTGGGTTTGGCTCCATCGCCATCACTTAGGGCGGACTCGGGCCCTGACGCCCACACTGCTCTGCCTGCCAGACTCAGAGACCAAACCCTCTGTTCTCCACTCTGAAGCTGTTAGGGGGCCCCTCTCACAGCCCTCTTCTCAGTGtggacccagggtgctggtgcgcacgtgtgtgtggaGGGTGTTGGTTCCAATtcccctttatttctctctcttttttttttttttggacaggcagagtgaacagtgagagagagagacagagagaaaggtcttccttttgccgttggttcaccctccaatggccgccgcggtagcgcgctgcagccagcgcactacgctgatccgatggcaggagccaggtgcttatcctggtctcccatggggtgcagggcccaagcacttgggccatcctccactgcactccctgaccacagcagagagctggcctggaagaggggcaaccgggacaggatcggtgccctgaccgggactagaacctggtgtgccggcgccgcaaggcagaggattagcctattgagccacggcgccggccacccctTTATTTCTCTTAATTTTCAACTCCCCTTCCCTCTGCAGGCCTCAGCTCCACCAATTATAATATAATCTGCAGGCAAAACTGGGGGGGAGGATCCTTTCCCCACAGCAATGTATGGGCCACTCCCCATGGTCTTATTCGTGTGCTCCTCATAGACTAGATTGCAGGTCCAACAGATACCCACCAACAGCTGGCTCTCAGATGGTGGGGCGACGGTGGATTTTCCCGTCTCCTTGGGCTTCACAGATCTCTGGAGTTCTTGGCCTGCTCTGACCTGGGGGCTCCCTTTTGCTTCgattgctgtgattttcttcgtctgGTTCATTCGCATATGTTTTGCTCTAAGGAGAGGAACTTCTGATCAGCTGCGGCTCACCACCTCCCTGAATCCCATGGCGGGCTCTGCTCTTGCTCAGCAGTTCCAGCTTTGAACCTCAGCAACACTGCCTGCTTGCTGTGTTGTCTGTGGAAATCCACACAGCCTCTGTGGGAATGGGTTTTGAGTCCTGTGTCGTAGGGAAACcctgcctgctgggctgtgggggcTCGGCTGAGATCAGCTACAAGAGGGCCTTGCAAACCACAAAGATTGTTGCTGGTCATTAAGTCCTCTTGGTTACACCTGGAAAACAGCTCCTCAGTTTGCCTTgcccccttctcctccttctctctcttgagAGCTCGTGCCCCAGCGAAGGCCTGGCTCTTTCCTGCTCCCTGACACTGGCACCGGCTTCCTGTGTGGCCTCTGGCCTCCTACCTTCGCTGGTCCGTATGCCTCCCTACGCTCATGTTTTTCCTTCCCAGGTTAGCATTCCCTGTGGCTCCCAACTGAAGATTCAGCCTAAGCCTTCTGGATTGGCCAGAGGTTCTTCGGCCGGCTCTCTGGCCTGACCCACCGGAAagtctggctttctctctcctctctctctctctctcttttttttgacaggcagagtggatagtgagagagagagacagagagaaaggtcttcctttgccgttggttcaccctccaatggccgccgcggctggcgcatcgcgctgatccgaagccaggagccaggtgcttctcctggtctcccatgcaggtgcagggcccaaggacttgggccatcctccactgccttcccgggccatagcagagagctggcctagaagaggggcaactgggatagaatccggcgccccaactgggactagaacccggtgtgccagtgccgcaaggcggaggattagcctgttaagccacagtgccggccatagtctGGCCTTCTCACTCCAGGCTTCCAGCCAACCTGTTCAGCCAGGATTCAAGAATCTTCATGGACTAACACCAACCTCACTCTCAGCCATTACCTCAATGTACCTGACATCACACAAAGACGGGAAATGCCTCAAATGTGGACTTCTGGTATATGCTACTTTCTGACCAATGAGAGCTCAGCTTTCCTGGCCCACCCCAGACAGCGTCACAGGGACTTCCCTGGCttctccagggtcacagggggCTCCTTGGCTCTCCTTTATAAAATGCCCGGCAAGCATGAGTCCCGATGGCTCTGAACTGTGATGACCACGTTGGAAGCCTCTTTCTCTTTTGAGACTCTGAGGTtcttgcggggggtgggggtgggggtgggggtgcagtcCCTATGTCAGTACTACCGTGAGGATCTGCTGGGTAGCAGGCTTTGGGGGAGGCTTGTGGGTGGATTTTAACTCTGGTACTCATTTGCATGTGTCCCTCAAATGCTCCTGTGTGAGAAACCTCATTCCCAAAGCTATGCTAATGGTGCTCACGATTGGGACATTCGGGGAGCAAGCAGGATTGTAAGAAACCATGAGCGCGGGAAACTTTGATCGCATTAGTGCTTACataaggagaggaagaggccCCTCGCCAGCACCAGCATCGCCCGTGATGCTCTCTGCCATGCTGTGAGGGGGCAGGAAGACCCAGGCAGGTGCTGGTGCCGTGCCCTGCCCCTCGCCAGCACCAGCATCGCCCGTGATGCTCTCTGCCATGCTGTGAGGTGGCAGGAAGACCCAGGCAGGTGCTGGTGCCGTGCCCTGCCCCTCGCCAGCACCAGCATCGCCCGTGATGCTCTCTGCCATGCTGTGAGGGGGCAGGAAGACCCAGGCAGGTGCTGGTGCCGTGCCCTGCCCCTCGCCAGCACCAGCATCGCCCGTGATGCTCTCTGCCATGCTGTGAGGGGGCAGGAAGACCCAGGCAGGTGCTGGTGCCGTGCCCTGCCCCTCGCCAGCACCAGCATCGCCCGTGATGCTCTCTGCCATGCTGTGAGGGGGCAGGAAGACCCAGGCAGGTGCTGGTGCCGTGCCCTGCCCCTCGCCAGCACCAGCATCGCCCGTGATGCTCTCTGCCATGCTGTGAGGGGGCAGGAAGACCCAGGCAGGTGCTGGTGCCGTGCCCTGCCCCTCGCCAGCACCAGCATCGCCCGTGATGCTCTCTGCCATGCTGTGAGGGGGCAGGAAGACCCAGGCAGGTGCTGGTGCCGTGCCCTGCCCCTCGCCAGCACCAGCATTGCCCGTGATGCTCTCTGCCATGCTGTGAGGGGGCAGGAAGACCCAGGCAGGTGCTGGTGCCGTGCTCTGCCCAGCCTCCACAGCCATGGGCCAGATCCTTTTCACAAACCGAATGCTTTGTTTTAGCATCAGAGAATGGACCGAGACGTACTCACAGGAccgggaggaggcagaggaagagcagTGTAACTGCGAGGGTTCCGTAGACAACGCCCTGGAGCAGCCCCTTCAGGAAGACCTGCGGAGCCAAACGGCTCTTTCCTGGAAGCAGGGAGCAGGTGAGGAAGGCTGCCCTCCCCAGACCCCTGATGTGGAGCCTcaaccctgccccttcctcctgcccgaGCGCCAGTCCCCACCCCGCTTCTCATCCTCCTCACCCTGTGCctgagcccccgcccccacccccgccccgcactCTCACCTGACATCAGTAGGATGCTCAGAGCATGGATCCCGTTGGGGTTCTTCCCCTCACAAACAAGGCTCGTGCCTGTTTCTGGCTCCTCGCGCAGGCTGATGGTGCTGTTAGCCCAGGGGCCTAGTGCACTGGAAGTCACTTGGGGGCCTCTGTCTGTGCCGCTCACACCCACGGGGGCGCCTCTCAGCCACCACTGCACGGAGGGCGTGGGGATCCCGTGGAAGGAGCAGCTGCACTGCAGCGTCGTCTCCAAGGAGCAAGAGGAGTTGACCAgcctggcaggtgctggggggagggggcgtgagGAGTCAGCCAGGCACCCTGCCTCTGCGCCCCTGCTTCCTCCAGGGCCCAGCCTTCTCCTTGTGACTTACAAGGAGCCTCTGAAAGACTCTGTAAAGCCCACCAGACCCAGGGGCTCACAGACAAGTCTCCCTGCATCTTCCCCCCTTGGCCTGAACACGAAGACTCACCCTTCTCTGGCAGAACGTCCGGTGAGTTTGATGAGGGCTGATGCCGGCTGTGGTCCCTCACCTGCCCTAGGCTGGATGTCTAAGCCGAGCTCCCCCTCGGCTTCTCCTCCTTCCATCCACAACTTTCCCCGTtttgttgtgatcatttgtgaCACTTGTTGGGCCagccatttcctttctctttgcttcctaGCGTTGAAAACCAGCGTACTCACCAAACCTAGTGTCATTGCTATGAGAGTGAATCTGAGGCTGCAAGCCCAGTGATGCTAAAGTATTACTGATTCAATGGATAGACCGCCTTTGTCGacttccttctccccacccccaagtggccatcCCAACCCACGACTGCTAGGGTGTTTTCTGGGGAATAACATTCGCAACTGCCCCCACTCTATATAAAATAAGCAGTAGGACGTTTGATCATTTAGTGGATATCATGTACTCAAAAGGAAAAGTCACCTTCACCAAGAGTCCTATAATGGTCCTTAACGTTTGCAGGTATTTCTTCATTAGTGTTGAGGCTCCTGGAAGAAGGAGGGGCGTGATTTCCCCTGACCAGTAGTTCTGGATCTTTGGACGTTCCATCTAGCTCACCAAGGGGAATGCTGAGGATCTGcagggcactgtggtgcacaACGCCCACTCCACTGCTGTCTCCAGATTGTCTTTCCCATATGAGAAAGGACGCTCATGGAGACTAACTGGAGGCTCCTTTTAGGCTCATGTCTTCCTACTACTCTAACTGCATGGCCACCCTTACCCCAATCTCACTCCCAGGCCCAATCTGCCCCAGATAGCCCCGCCCTGCCACAATCAGGCGCACGGCTGTCTAGTCCACCCTGGCTATTTGGTATCCGTGCCCTTGTGTCCTCTGTCTTCATACCACCAATTCACAACCCACCCAGCCCCAGTGTCCTGGCTTCTTCAGTCGGCTCCCGAGCTGCTTCCCTTCTCACACACCTGGCTGTACGTGTGGAAGCCCCATGTGCAGCAGCAGCAACGGTTCTCAGGAGCAGGAGAAGCCCTCGGCTATGCTGGCACCAGCATCAGGACCAGGTGGTTCAGGGGTGAGGTGATGGGGACGTCAGAGTAGGCAAAGCAGGACGTATTCTTGGCAAGGCGAGagcttctgttcctttggtcATCCCAAAGACGTGTTCACCTGGAGAAGCAGGAATGACACAAGGTGAAGCTTCAGGAACGGCTGGGGGTAGGGGGACCCTGCCACAGTTCTCTGTGAAGCCCCAAGACCatgtctccttccttctctctcccataGCCAGCTGGCTGTCTCTCAAAGGAAGTTTTCTGGCCCAGAACCTCAGCATTCACCACTAGGTGGCGCTCACTGGCTTTTGCTACAACTCAAATCTTCCAATAGATTCCAAGACTTTCTGAGTACCTTCATGGATAGGAACTAGCAATATTCCTAGATATGCAATATGTGTCCCCCAAAATCCGAATAACTGAACCAAATACTGGGTCTCTAACATGTTCTGGCCACCAGACATCCTATACTGTTTTAAATTAATAATCTGTGTGTGACTGGGCAATCTTACTGGTTTCCTGTTTGGCAAACTCAGCCAATACTGGCTCAAGGGAGGATTTAAATGCCTTCTGTTGCACAGTCATAGGTAGGGGAAAGAAACATCCTTCCATCAGACACACCTTCCATCCCCATAATACATTCAGGTAAATACATCCCTGTAGAGTGTTCAGCCCTTCCAATTTTCATCTGAATCTACTTAATCCTATAAAATCTTGCAGGCCCATTCTAACTACAGCTTGCCAATCTAGCTATAACTCCCGTTAGGATTTCACCAACGGATTTTGGAATCACATTGTATGAGGCTCACATATCAAGGGAGCCTGGAAATATCTCTTACCCGTCTCCTGACCATTTTACTTCcaatacaaatataattttctgtCCCAGCTGGGGATTAAGCCAAGGGACCCAAGCCCTTTTGTcacttatctttatttatttgtgcatttttatatactggagaggcagagagagagagagagattgcatctactgactcagtccccaaatgccctcaatagttggtactgggccaggcaaaaggctggagccaggagctcaatccagctctcccacatgcgtggcagggatgTGAGTttttgagccatcgtctgctgcttcccagagtgtgcatcagcagggtgaTGGAATGGGTAGTGgggtcagaactcaaacccagacattcagATACGGGTTGTGAGTGTCTTAATCAGAGTCTTAAGTGCTATGCCAAACCCCCAGCCCTTGTCTTATAGGTTCCATTACCTCAGGGACATCAGTTACTTGTAGTCACATTTGTCTTCTGGCTTTAAACTttcctccaggggccagcacagcaggttaaagccctggcctaaagtgccagcatcccatttgggcactggttctagtcctggctgattctcttccaatccagctctctgccatggcctgggatagcagtggaagatggcccaagtcctgcacccacgtgggagacccagaagaagctcctggctcctggcttcggatcggcgcagctccagctgttgaggccatctggagagtgaaccagtggatggaagacctctctgtgtctctacctctctctgtaactctgtctttcaaacaaacaaacaaacaaacaaacaaacagaaatttcctCCTATCTAGGATAACAGAGCAGTCTTGACCGTGGCCCTTCAGTATTGCAGAACtaattgtgtgtgggggggggtcccATTGGTCCAGCTAATTTCCAAGGGTGCTCCATAGAGACTTTTGTTTTAACTCCACTGATGTCTTCTTATAAGATTTCCACCATTTGTTGTGTCCCCCTTAATTCTCCCTGTATTTCCTCATTCTCTTGTGAGTCACCATGATCTTTGCTGTGTGTTGTTTCAGCATAACTTTTCCCTTTAGCAATGGCCCTGAGGTTACCAGCTGCAGCTGCAGCTCAAACTGATCAGAGCCCAAGCTTGGTCCAGGGTCATTTTAGCTGTTACAGATGCAACCAACCAAGCCAACGCATATTTAGCTAGTTTCCTTATGCATCTATGAATGAGGGTTGGCTCCATCATTGTGAAAAACCACTGGTAGCTTGTACTTTCTGGAACTGGCTACAGAAATCCTCATTTCCATACTTGTGGGTCACCTCCTTACAGTCCAAGAATCAAAGGTCAGTCATCCCAACCTCACACCCTTCCTTTTTACAAACCATGGTTCAGTGATTCAGGTTGTTCTATTAAACCCCATTCTGATGCCAACTGCAAAGCTAGGGAACGTCACACAAGATGCCCTCACTTCTGACACCAGCTGCAGACTTGGGGATCTCTTCTGACCACTCGCAACTCTGAAATCAGTTGCAAGATTTTGGGTCCTCAGGACTACCCTTGGGTTTGATAACCCACCAGATGTACTCACAGGGTTCACTGAAAGCTGTTTCCCTCAGGGTTATTGTCACTCACAACTCATGGATATTGATTAAATCAGCCATGGGCAGAGCCTGAGAAAGTTCCAACCGCAAAGCTCCAAGTCCTTCTCTTCCTGTGGCGTCACTGACAGCGTAACTTAACCTTCCTGGTGATGATGCACACACACCCATCGGCACAGAACCTAACCAACCAGAGAAGCCCAGCCAAGCCTTGAGTCAGAGTTTTTATTAGGCCCCATCACTTGGGCAGGATTGACTTCCCCCATGGCTGATCTTATTATCCAGATCCCCCTGACGTTAAACTGATACCCCTTGATTCAAAGCCCCCATTCTAAATTACATTGTTAGACCACCTGGTCTGGTTAGCTCCCACTCCAAACCAGTCCCGTTGTTAAAAACATCagagaagggccggcgccgtggctcactaggctaatcctccacctgcagcgccagtactccagattctagtcttggttggggtgctggttctgtcctggttactcctcttcagtccagctctctgctgtggcccgggagtgcagtggaggatggcccaagtgcttaggccctgcacctgcatgggagaccaggaggaagcacctggctcctagctttggattggtgcagcacactggccatagcggccatttggagggtgaaccaatggaaggaagacttttctctctgtttctctctctcactgtctaactctgtctgtcaaaaaaaaaaatcagagaaggcCATGCCTTCCCT contains:
- the LOC133747571 gene encoding SIGLEC family-like protein 1 → MEGGEAEGELGLDIQPRAAPARLVNSSCSLETTLQCSCSFHGIPTPSVQWWLRGAPVGVSGTDRGPQVTSSALGPWANSTISLREEPETGTSLVCEGKNPNGIHALSILLMSGKSRLAPQVFLKGLLQGVVYGTLAVTLLFLCLLPVLAKHMRMNQTKKITAIEAKGSPQVRAGQELQRSVKPKETGKSTVAPPSESQLLEQQDKPELIKPYGGRGGASLHSGPARVSLGRGLEPPTPGGWGQPPSAQGTPYKRLLRPGSGAGDSLRHRAEIREDVPEMVPRRPGRQRHWAALGVLAAEGPL